The sequence ATACACACTGAGAGTACGCACTGTTATTTTCCTATCAAAATGACAGAACAACTTGGTTTAGTTTCTAATATTTGTGCTTGTTCCAGAGATTGATTGTGCTCTGACAGCCTCATAAGGCAATTCCCCTTGTGTGTTCACAGTATAGGCCACTGAAATCAAAAGAAAAATACTTGTAAGAAAATATGGCGAATGGGTCTTTTTAAcaagcctgtgtgtgtgccaaCGCAAAAGATAACGTCCCTTTTTTAAGTGTCTCTCACCAATCATATCTGATGCTTCGactcttttttcttttatttctttattttctgcTTATTTCTGCTTTAATTTCTCATCACTCTCTCTCATCTGGCGTGTTTTTTTAATAGgttaaaaacatatttgttgtCAAGGAACAGTTTCTTCCCCCATAGCCCTCATTGAACTGCCACTTTCACTCAACAGAGGTTAAACGCATCAGAAGAATTTTTAAACTGATGTAATTCTTCCATGCTGTACAGTAACTATAACAGCATTCATGCTTGTTGTCctgatatttaaaaaagaaatctaAACATTGTCTAATAAAGGACGATCAGAGCAAATCTTAAAAAAACGATTTGGTCAAAGTTAATTTGCTTACAGGTGACCAGTCGTTTTGAATGTGCAGCGCCACACGCTCGGCCTTATTTGGGACGTCATGATGTCCGACACAAACATAAGAAATTAGACGTTGTTTTGAGGGAGGGTGCTCACTTTTGGTGCGTGAAGTGGCAGTGAGGAAAAGGTGTTGGGTTAGAGGGTGGTTTGGGAGGCACTGTATGACCTGTGGTACACACACAACCGCAAACGTGACCGCAGCCGTGTTTGGCTTTAACCCTCTCTTGTCAGGGAGCTTTCTAAAATGGCATGACAGCTGTGAATGTACGATATGCAGCCTTTTAGAAGAATTACCCCTGCCGTGTCCAGCAGGCGGGGCCacaggcacagacacacagattgTCATTCTCACCCTCGCTCTTTCTtttaactttttgttttattttggcgAGCCAGCCGACCGCTCTGCGAGTGCACTGGACACGCAGGTCCTCCTGGTGTCCCTTTACTGTGGAGACCATGGAAGCTTGTTGCCTTATTTTGTCAACTTTTAGACATCACCCATCAGCTTCATCTTCCAGACGCAAGGTTATTGCCAATACGCACAGcttcctccgtgtgtgtgcgtttgtgtgcgagtgcgcatgtgtgtgtatatatatataaaaagagaGAGTAATATTTATGAATCTATTTTTTTCCTATTTTGTGATGAGAGCTATTGATaagaaacaaaaagaaaaacaaagtccttttcttttcttcctCAGTGGGACACTgccatattattttgaagggaaGTGTTTATTTTCTTGAAAACTAGACTATGAATAATAATATAAACAAAAAACCTGAAAAATAGGAGAACAGTTAAGTGAACCATCGATAACTTTGGTCAGGATGTGAACAGTGCGCATGTCAGTATTGTGATCTACCTCAGGCTTCAGGGTACCTCAGTCCAATCTTTCATTTCCCCTTTTTCCACATTTTGTATGCCTTGTTAACTGATCATTTTGAGCGTTTTTAATTTTTAGCGTTTGTTTTTTAatgaaaaaaagacaaaagatCTACAGTAATCTCTAAACTCTTCAGGTCCAGTCAACTAGTGAAACTTTGTCAACCGTAGTCAACTCTGTTGGACTGTCTTTACCTGGACGCCATACAACCTCTTAATGATACACGTCAAAAGGATTACAAAGTACATTTTCTGTAGAAAGGAATGAAGAGCAGGATCTAAGGGGGTACATACCTGCCCGAAGTGGTTCTGAATGTGGATGTTGTGTACTGATTTCACAGAAATCAAAGAAAGGAAAGAAAAGTCAGttgaaaacaaaacagaaactaACCATCTGTACCTCCTGCTTTTCCCAACTGTACCTCCAGGTTTTTTTtagactttaaaaaaaacaacaatgaaGTTTATTCACTtgtggataaaaaaaaaaagatttttttaaacaacCCAATTCAACCGTACCAGCTCTATTTGATAAAACACAAAGCTGCAAAAATACACTGACGGGACTCTTTGAACTTGGTGTAAAAACCCTAGTCTTCTGTGTAGAATGTAGAACAACTCTACTCGTTAAAATGTCACTGTGTACGACAAGATACCTGTAAACATGTACAATAGAGTCACACATTAATGCATCGTTTTCTGTTTCTATAACACTTATCAGTCTACACCTACGATATGAGAGATGGTGGGAGAAGTTTTAGAGCGTCACAGTTTGCCTCAAAACTGACCTCTAAACGGTTTTCTCATCAATCTATAgatgattttttttgttttgatgtgctgtacatttcagaaTTACCTCTCAGAATCCAAGGCTGACTTTAGTTACTAAAACCGATGTAGGgcgaaaaataattaaataaaggaATGATATAGTGAAAGTTAGTGTTTGTCTTTGGAGTTCTTTTAACCGTTGAgagctgatttttttttttttttcgagggCATGCTTTTGTCATCAGATGAGCTGGATCATTGTCCCAGTAAACACAGATTACCATTGCTGAACTAAAAAATAAAAGGTCTATCGAACTCACACAATGCCTGAGGCTTGCTGTAACAACAGCAAGCCTCCCCACAGCCGGTACAGTACCTCATACTGATGATGATCACTCACCAGACCTGATTCAAATGACCCCCTGACCTTAACCACACCAATGCAGTACGGTGCTTTAACTCGAAACACGTGACTCCTGTGGTGGTCTGCTTCACTGTAGTAGGGCATGTCATGGAGAGAATGGCTCTTAGCTGTAGCGCTGGAAATTGCAGTTTGTCACTCATGGTTTAACTTGGCAGGACTAGCTTTTTAAGAGCAGTATTGAAAGCTTGTCTCTTGTGTTGCAGAGGACTCTTCAGAGCTCTGTCTCGCTTGTGTTTTGGCTCTTTACACAGTCAGTGCAGGTTTCCATCCAGCTGGTTCGGTTTCACTGTGTCGGGTTCAGCACAGCGTCTTGGTTGTTGTAGGCCGGCCACTGTCTGTGGAGGAATCTTGTCAAAATGTAATAGTTTCCTTTTCATTTTAATTTGTACTTCCAAGGATTGGTGTTTCGAGGTTTTGTGGGGTGTTGCTAGACATTAATATTCAGTACCAGAAAACCACAATTACACACATCACTGAGGGTGTACTGCGTTGTTAGTCATATCACATGGTGGTTGGATAGTTTAGGCTTTTATTTTTCCTGTTGATCTGGTTTTTTCTCGTCATTTACACTGATTTAATGATATAGTCCAGAGCAGTAATTGGGATTCTTTGCTTTCCTGTTAGATCACTACCAATTATACTAGTTGTTAAATTGTGGTTGAAATATCCTAACTAGAATGTTTAACAGATTTGGGAATCATgatggaaaaataaatgaatctgTGACATGCATAAAAAGAGGGATGACAGAGTAACCAGGTctgataaaaaagaaaaagctaaTCAAATCTTGTTCTGCGTCTGAACAAAAAAATAGGGCATTCAACAACCATCCAAAAAAAGATAGTTAGCTGAGGAAGGATTTAGTAAAGTCTGGTTTGATGTATGCAGAACCACAGCAGTGTTTTTGTCTTGTTGTTAAATGGGAAAACACAAAGCATTGCATGAGACTGTTGTAGGCGATCCAGTATGTAGTACACTTTATATAGCACTAGACTTTCAGTAGTGGTTTTCCATGGATCCATTTCTTAACTGCTTTTCACCATTTGGGAGATTCCTTTTGTCCCCTCAGTAGGTCTCAACCCTCAAGTCCTACATTTCCCACGGGCCAAAAGGTCCCAGACACCTCAAGGTAATCGGTGACTGTGCGCTAGACAGACATATATGATCAATTTTTAATCCATCCCGTGGATTCATGCCTTTCTGGTAACAGCCAAGCTGTTGTTTTGAGTTGTGAGTGAACTGTATTGTTGAGCAACCTGGATCTGAGcaataaataatatttgaaaaaagaaaatgcTGTTTTTCACATTTACTGTTTTATTATTCCAAAGTGTTTTTACCTCTGAAATAATAGGTGTCATGTCGTTTGGGATCCAGCACACCATAACTGTACattcaattaaaaaataattaacatCTTTGAAGAGACAGAAAGCTGACATTACATTTTAAATCTTAACCCACACAAAGAAAGAGTTTTAAGATAACACTGCAGTGTGAATAGCCCTGTACAAAAGACATACGGACAGTGAAGAGGCAGCCAGAGACGCAATATAAATGATTGATTTAACACATCCTGGATTAACTGCACCTTTACTTTCAGGTAATGATTGGGTATCATGACATTTACTCAGTCATgtcatttcatttttttgttaCCTCAAAGACTGAGGCCAAATTACACAATTTGAAAAACTTTGAGTTCCAACAAAGTTCAAAAATAGTAAAAATTGCTGAACACCCTGTATTACAATTTATACTTAAGATGTGAttgtcaaaaaagaaaaatacaatttCAAGTATATGCTGCAAACATATTTCAGTTACAAATATAGGTATTCACACAAACCCAAATAATCATCTGAGCCATTAAGCTACAACCAACATGAGCAGGCTGTTACATTAGTTTTCCCAAACTTGTGGAGGTAGAAATCAGAGTCCAGCACTGCACGACAGGCACTTGAAACACTGGCTGTTTACATTGAAGCCAAGTCCCCTTTAAACCCTTCCCTTTATCCTTATGATTACTGTACATTCATATATCTTTATACATTTACTGTGCCCAATGATGTTGTGgcatactgtagaataacaaacatTTGGTTAAACAAAAATACCTGGCTACAAATCCCAATGTGCCAGTCTTATTTTTTTACAGCTCTGCATCTCTAGGTGGCTCcagaaaagataaaaaaaacttTACACTTGCGTCTGCAGTTTGTTTCTGAAGAGTCATcactttaaatacatttcatcTTCGAGCCAGGGAAAACAACTCCCAGAACAAATCACTGGACCTTCTTTTCCGTGTTGAGCCCGTTCTGTGATGGGACGTCCAGTTTGAGGCGGTTCTGACTGAAGCGGCGGATGAGGGCGCCGGGCAGCAGCGCCATGCAGGCGATggccagcagctgcagcagcctcCCCCATGAGAACAAGTCGTCCAGAGACGCCACCTCAGACAGCATGACGCCCGTCTGCACACAGATGAAGTTGTACGGTAGGAGGCCTGCAGACACAGATGGCAGGTAAAAAACAAAACTGTAGTTAGACATCAAATGAATGTGGAGGGTTGGGAGAAATGTTCAATACTTAAAATTTGAAGGCAAATAATAATGTGATGTAAATCGAGTCAAGACTTTGTTGTGAGCAGTTTTATGTAGGAACTATATTCCTTCTTTCAAACTACACCCACCGACCATATCACTATGCAGAAGGAAGTTTGTATCTACTCGTGGAACAAAAGCATGCagttctttaaaaaataaagtacTTTCTGTATGAAACtgttcacaacaacaacaataactgtGAATTATCTTGAGTGACTGGGTCATGATTTCCGGGGAGAGACGTTAATGGGAGTTCTTTAGGTCTTTCGTTTTTTGGGCTTTGAGCACCACAAGCCGTGTATTCGAGAGAAAGAGGACATTTTTACAGCCAATAACTCACACCTAAACAATCTGGATTAATAAATAGCACTGCAGGTATGAggacaaatatttgtttttgtttgggtGTAAACTTTCCCTTTAGCAAATGTCACAATCACATGTTGAAACTGATGATTTGACAGAGGGACGATTAGTCGTATTAATTAGCACGCACCTAACACAAACAACAATTAAAGTAGCCAAAGTGTGAGTTTAGGTGAATGTGAAGTCCTTTTCTTTTCATGTAAGGTATCCTTGTGTTCTTACCAATGAAGACTGAGCAGATAAAGTAGGTGATGGGGATGTTGGCAACAGGGGCCGACATGTTCAGAAACCAGTTTGGAGTCATTGGAAAGAATCTTAGGAAGAGTAGAAAGAATAACAAACAGTCCTTGTTTTCCTCAACCTGGTAGAAAAGATAAGATTTTAAAAGAGATGTTAGGATATATAGGGAGAGTAGTAGTGTGCTTGTTGctttttgagatattttcaATGTCAATTTGATATCTTCTTGTCACATTTTGGGgaataaaaatacaaaacaaaacctgTAATCACCCCCATTATAACTTTGCACATGTATATACATGTAATGATAACATGTGTGAGCAGAGCATTCGGGGCAGGAATATATAACTTCATATTCTCAATGAAAGCCTACCATAACAACTCATTTATCATCAGAATATACAGTAGAGTTGAATCAATATTTGTTGCCTTGAATAAGTTGTTTACATGGTGTCACAGATGTACCTTCCTCTGTAGCATGGAGACCTTATCAGGGAAGAGGTTAGCGATGTAGCGCTTTCCAAAGGTCTGGGACAGGAGGTAGCACATGGTGGAGCCCACAGTGGTGAGCACACAGGCAAGCAGCAGTCCTTGATAGGGTCCAAATATAGCTCCTGCTAAAATATTCTGCATAATGACAAGTGGAGAGGGCCAGAGTTATTACACATCATAAAAGTGTTTAATGATCGTCACAGACATACACATCAAGACAATCTACTGCATATCTCTTCCTGCCAAAGGAGAGAAGTACTCTTTAATCTAACAGTGGTTCTGTGCTGCAAGCTCCGTTTGGGGAATTAAATCAATGATACTGGGGAAGAAAAACGGCCACAAAAGTCTTATAATGTCTACACACAAAGAGAGTCTGACATCCTTTTATTGTTTGAGCTTGCTGGATATTGTTATCctctgcagtgtgtgtttgGAGAAGAGTCGTAGCTTTTTCCTTTTTCCTTATAGCATACTTAATTTGTGTCACACCTGCCATACATGTTCTTTTCTAATTGGCATTCAAATCAATAATTGTTTCTGTAAAACATGTCAACAAATACCGTGACTACCTCACACCCACGAAGATCAATGACTTGCTTAATTGttgtaaacattttaaaagacatCCGACACAAATATCAACATCCATGGTTTGCCTTGTTATCCAGCGTCAGTACAAAGAACACCTGAGTTTGAACACCTGCATTTTACCCTACCAGAAATGAAGATCCAGGAATGGCAAAGGACTGCTTGTAAAGATATGCACTACAGAAGAGCAGCAGGACATATCCGGTGTGCTCCGTCTTGTAAAAATGCAGGAGCTCAGCCAGTTCCCTCAGCTCCTCCAAGTCTGAGGGGAACTTCAACCTGCATGACATCCATACTCAAGTTAGTCCCATCATGCACTTCTTCCAGGAACAGACAGTGTTCAGAATCATGGACAGATAATAGGATATTATGGTAATCAACAACTCAACAACAATTCAATATTGACATATACCTGATGGTAACAAGTTTATAAATGCAGATATGTGCTTGTTTGATCAATTTCAACCTGAATTACTGGTAACACTGTATTGGTTTTGGCTGCTAAGTCAGAGGACTGAAGTTAACACATTGGCCTAAAGTTAGGGTTACAGCCATTAGTTGTATTGGGTATATAAGTGGTTATAAACTGTTTTACAACTGTGTAATGACGCTAATATTAATAATTAATGGATTTTAAAACTTTACTTAATGTCATatcttacatattacatatagtATAGAGTGAGTATTTCCATGATGAGATTGTGTGTGAGATAAGAGCATGCTTATGTAAGCAGTAGTGATATCAACGTTACAGTCAAATGCACATTTTGTAGATAAAAACTTAACCTCGTGAACTTTATAATCTCTGGATAACATAAGCGTCACCTGCTGGGCTCCCCGGAGCTGTCAGCGGGCTCCCCGGACTCCTCGTGGTGTCTGTGGGCGGCTGGAGGTCTCCGCGGCGCAGCAGGAAGGTACAGGGAAAGAGAGTACAGGTACACACTGGCTGCAGCCACCACCGCGAGCAGTCCCACAAGAGAGCGCATATTCCTCCACACTGTCAGCCTGGAGACGGCTGCTTCTCCTCCGTGTTGACAGTCAGAGTGGAGAGAAGAAATGGCCAACAACTgccgcttcttcttcttcttcttctactttgAGGTAAAGGCAGCTAGCATCATTGGTGTTACTGCCATCTTCTGGACGCATTTACCTAACCGCTGAAAGATATTTTTTGTATTCAGCAATATCTGTAATAGTATTTGCATTTGACTGtgatatatatgtttttttaattaaacaaatgattgctgctttatattaataataattcatgtttttttatagcGATTTTCCTGGTCCTCAAATATGCTTTATTATTAATCAAACGATACTACAACAAAatagttaaattaaaagcatATATGCCCCAAAAAAGGGAACAAAATGGACAGATTTAGTTTTCTAACTAACTCCAGGTCAGGTGGGGGCGCTAAAGCTCCGACTCGTTACCCCATACCGCCCACTGTAAACAACACAGAATAAAAGCCACGAAGAAGACAGTATGGAAATCTTTATCACATGGATAGTAAAACTGTGATAAGGTGATGCAGTCTTGGCAGCAGGACTGAAGTTACAAAGTTCAGTCCACAAACCAGAAACAAGTGCGACAGCGTCTGGTATTCGGTAAGATGGCTGAATATAATCGTGTTTCGGAGTGTGTCGGTTTGATTACTCTGCGGAATCCGCCTGTCAACGCACTCAGGTGAGCCACAGTCAACAGCAAGCAGGGCTTCTTtaaaaacctgttaaaccccgagcctgtttttcaggtttcaggctcgaaaatgacattcccagaacaaatgactgtaacttcacttctaaaaggtttatatgaataatttttgttatcaaagcaaggttacatctgtgagttggatgtagaagtgtcagaatcaatatagatgtttctgtgtcagagtaaattcagatggaacatagcaaaaaaatgtaaattcctgtctccgtctaaagaaaacccattacttatagtgaagaccaaccttgaatgatgggttagtagcctaaaagctttaggaatccaaattataacatataataagtaccctgtatcaagattgaggcaaaacaagtgacatttgacctttttagagaggtttatgaaaataaagtccaggcggaataagctttgggcccATTTGggcccatcagtgccatttgacatttttcagataccagactataaaaatcattgtattacattgaaaaatcactataggtattcattccattaaaaatttttttttaaaaaaatgtaaataaaaaaaaagattcttaaaaaaatattaaaaatatttgtgtgagtgtgtataaaaaaaatcagggtccccgtcggcggggaccttcgggcttaacagtgCATGATCCATGATTTACTCTCGAGTTTTTTTTATCTTGTGAGAAGACAAATTACTGCATGTTCGTATATTGTGGGACTTTTATAGAAGCCTTCGGGATGTACAATTCCAAATTTGCATAGGAAAATGCACACAAAATAGCAAAGGCAATAACTTGTTTTGTCAGTACAATAttaaaattatataaatattgcCAGATGGGGGCGTCAGAGGAAAGACTGTtaactcaaataaaaaatggaatatatttgctgtagttgtgtaggcctattgtAGGAGTAGGTATTTCCATGTTCAATTATATATACTTTATCAGACAGCTTTACTTTGTGGGTGAAGTTAATACAAACAATATGTATGATGACCTTACATAAAATGAAACATTGTTGTATGTAGACAATATACAATATACAATGTACAATGTATATGTATACAATGACCTCGTATCTTGGCCTGCTATAATTTAATGTTGCTACTTACATGATAATTAATAACTGAAAATAAATGTCATGATATTATTAAGACATTGAAAGGGGAAATTGTGCTGCATAATGAATACTTAAACATTTGATAGTTTAAATGCCTTTTGCTAATTCTTCTTATCTGCATCTACTTAAGTGAATTATTGaacgcaggacttttacttgtagtatTGTGGTGTTGCAAAGCCTAATCTGCTGGTGAATGATCTACTGCTGCAGACTGCTCCAGTTTTGGGTTAAAAACAGTGCTAGAAGGTACCCCAGATGTAGTAAATATTAATGGGTGTTTCTCACAAATATGAATCCTGTCTGCCTAGCTCTTTAGGCCACTACTACCCTGTTTAACAGAAACACATGTCAAATGTAGGTCATATTGTTaataattatcattattttgAGGAAGAAGTCCTGTAACAGAAAGGTCTAAATTGTCCTCGACTATAACAATTTAAAGGGTTACTGAAAGGTGAACTTCAGCAATAATGTACATCCAGTATAACTTAAACATGTTATTCTTTGATGCAGTGCAGCGGTGAGGCAGGGCATCGTTGATACCGTGCAGAGAGCACTCAGCGACCCAAACGTGAAGTCTGTGGTCATCTGTGGCCAGAATGGAATCTTCTGTGGAGGTATGGACATTATTTAGCTTTCTTGTATTTTCTGCAACTTTACAATGGTGACACAAATAGGTGCCAAAATGTGTTTGAATTGTattttacttgacttctttcAATGTTCTATTACAAACCTTGAAATGGGTGTAAAGATCGGTGCAAAAGGCGACAAGAGTACACTATCAAACACCAGTAGGCTTGCAAAATAATTCTCAAATATAAGTTTTAGTTTCAATAATAACTAATACACTTTAACAATtgaagtgtatatatatacatgcgtCCTGGTGTGTGTTAATTTCCTCAAAGACAGAAGCACAGCATTTCTGTTGAACCAGATGTACCTTATTATAAAGTCTGTTGTTTCTGGCTTTCTGTTTGAACACTCTTGATATCAAAATTCATTTCATTTTGCACAACAGGGGCGGACATCAAGGAGTTTGGATCCAACATGACTGGACCTCCACTAATTCCGATGATCCACGCCATTGAGTCTGCCAACAAGCCGGTGGTGGCGGCCATAGAAGGAAGTGCTTTAGGTGGAGGGCTTGAGTTGGCGCTTGGTTGTCATTATCGAATCGCACACTCTAAAGTGAGTTCATGCTTCAGATCGCTCTCTGTCTCTTTTTAATGTCAGCGTAGTGCTGCATCAGTGTCTAACTGTCTGAACATGTTGTAATGAGTAACTGTTGGTTTAGTTGTTATGTTTAAAATACAACAATCACATTTTTCTTTCAAATGGTTTAATTGTTGCAATATATAATTACTGTTATGGGGAAGAATGACATGAAAACCCCAAACTGTTAAGCCCCTTCTGTTACTCATACTTTGTGCCTCTGTGCCCTTTAAGGCCAGACTGGGGCTGCCAGAGGTGAGTTTGGGTCTGTTGCCAGCTGCAGGAGGATCCCAACGTCTGCCAAGGCTCATCGGGGTCCCAGCTGCCCTAAACCTCATCACCACAGGTCGAGAAGACAGATTTACTTCATTAAGAGATGATTATAAAAGTGTAGACATTCTTGAAAGTATCAGACTAGAAAAAGGGAAGTATATATTCCTGTGAAGAAGTCACAATACTTAGTGTAATCCTGATACCATATTATGACTTTGGCACAACTCCGGCCCTAACAATCTTGATAGTGATATCGCAACATCCTTAAACATCAGGCCAAGTTGAGGATTACTATTTGTTTTATCAGCAGAGATTATATCTTTTTAGAATTAGTATGCCATgcaaaaatgtgaaatgttggtCTATTTTTGCAAGAGGGCTCTGTTTGTAAACCCACATGCAGATGTCCCTGCATATTATAGATGTACAAATGATTACCAATCATTGACTTGGCAGAGTTGTTGATTGTTCACAACATGCAGCTGCTGACATGAGATCGGTAGTTTACTGTGATAACCAGCAGAGGTCAGCATGTGTTTAGTTTCACCATGCTCACTGCTTATATTCTGCAGTGTTCAGATCAATGGAAATGTTCTTAACGCCATAGTTGAGGAGACAGTTGTTCTTTATCATGTTCTGACATTTATCAAGGATACAAATGGTCCTTGAGTCCAAATCTACTGTGCCTGGCTGGGAGGCGTGTTATTCCTCATCTAAGCATTACAAATGTCACATGTCATCCAGATAGACCTTTGATGCCCTTCATATCTCCCACAGGCCGCCATGTGACTGCCGCTGAGGCCCTGCAACTTGGCATAGTGGATCAGGTTACTGACCACAACACTGTGGATGCAGCTGTGAAGTTTGCCCTGAGTGTTGCAGGTGAGGCACAGAAACCTGATTGCACAAGTTTTAAAATCCACTCACTCTCCACTGGCTTAAAAAATGAATTTAGTGGATTTACATTCCTCCCCAGAGAAGTTATTTTGGGCAAGTCCGACATCAAGAAGATTTGACATGTAGGTTGTGGAAATCAAAGGAAGCAGAAAACACGGCAGGCAGATCCTCCACCGCAGACGCCATAAATGTTTCATGGCTCTGTCAGATGTGCTCTGATGTCTTCACTGCTTTTGCTCTATTATTTAAAAGGGTGAAAAGGGACAAACTTTCCTTAAATATTAATAACTGGCTCTAGCCAATCATTTAGGAGGATAAGGGTTTCTCTGTGTATGTGAATCAGAATAATGAACACCCTAAATTGACTGATAAAATGTGCCACATCCCCACAGTTTACCAACAAATATGTCTCTGTGTAATGGGTCTGTTAAATGACAAATCAACTTTTAAGAACATTTGGTGTCTATTTTTGTGAAATGCTTAGATTTTCCAATTCTGCTCTTGGTCAGATGATGTCTTATACTTTACAATAATTCAACAGCAAaaggtttatacattttattttcatatgaaaggaATACCCATTTAACAACATTTTCAGTGATACTCTACTTCAGACCAGCTATTAATTAGCTTATCATAACGACTGAAAGCAGTGAGAAACAGCTAGCCTGGTTCTTTCCACAGTTGCCTAGCAGCAAACATCTAATAAACACATTGTGAAGTGATTTATCCGTACAAAAgtgtaaaaaaacacaaattgTGGGTTTGCAGGTTATTTGCTGGACTGTTTATTGAGTGCTCAGATCCAGGCTAGCTGTTTTCACTTTCTGCTAAGCTATGGCCAACCAACCCTTTATATTTAACATACAGATAAGAAAGTGGTATCACGCATTTCATACAACTCACAATAAGGAAGTCATTAAGCATCATTTTTTCTTACAAAAGTCAAACTATTCCTTTAAGTATTAAGGAATGCTGTTAGCAAGGTCATATTGTGAAGTAATGCATATACCAACTACTCCGGTGTGCGTTTTTTTGTGTTTACATTTTCCGATTAAATGTGGTTGATGTGAATGATGTCTTTGCCCTGGTTGTACAACAGCCTTTGATTCGTTTGCATACAAGGAAAATAGGGATGTTTTCATGGCTATAATGTAAGAAGCTCGCTACTTGTTTTCGAGAAGTCATCTTGAACAGTTTGTTGCTAGCTTACCTGGCAATGACGGCTCATTTTTACGACATTTAAATTGGTATGAAAACTGCTAGTTTGTGCCTAATGTTCCACCTTTAGCAAATTATCACACGAAGTTTGTGCGAAATGTCAACAGCAGTTCCCCAGGATTGCCTGtaaaacaacatttcacaaTCAAAAGATGATT is a genomic window of Pseudochaenichthys georgianus chromosome 21, fPseGeo1.2, whole genome shotgun sequence containing:
- the tmem41aa gene encoding transmembrane protein 41A-A, whose product is MRSLVGLLAVVAAASVYLYSLSLYLPAAPRRPPAAHRHHEESGEPADSSGEPSRLKFPSDLEELRELAELLHFYKTEHTGYVLLLFCSAYLYKQSFAIPGSSFLNILAGAIFGPYQGLLLACVLTTVGSTMCYLLSQTFGKRYIANLFPDKVSMLQRKVEENKDCLLFFLLFLRFFPMTPNWFLNMSAPVANIPITYFICSVFIGLLPYNFICVQTGVMLSEVASLDDLFSWGRLLQLLAIACMALLPGALIRRFSQNRLKLDVPSQNGLNTEKKVQ